A window from Odocoileus virginianus isolate 20LAN1187 ecotype Illinois chromosome 24, Ovbor_1.2, whole genome shotgun sequence encodes these proteins:
- the MDM1 gene encoding nuclear protein MDM1 isoform X7: MQLDRLLRKKAGLTVLPSHNVLRNSEYQRQFVWKTPKQPTPAFATNQVFHNKSKFVPQFKGNSVIHETEYKRNFKGLSPVKEPKLRSHLKENGNFETISPEKKCNKTDDPLKSEAEMEPKDSNQPKKKLTPWRHQRLGKVNSEYRAKFLSPAQYLYKAGAWTRVKENIPNQASVNAMWYAEVKELREKAEFYRKRVQGTHFSRDHLNQILSESNRCWDVSSTTSSEGTISSNIRALDLAGDPTSHKTLQKCPSTQLEEKRPILEEQPQKTTTEKLGVSNAPIPVRRRLAWDAEDTPEDIQKQPREEEEEEERDRQVNVEELEKLEGPEESKADKIKEESESSSMSSGKGGRLPTPKLRELGGIQRTHHDLTTPAVGGAVLVSPSKVKPPVIEQRKRISSQDGLETLKNDFRKKESRAISLLTSPAAGIKTVDPLPLREDSEPNIPKFGETTLPVSKMLEYPPNTPGKSASPPCAPSSRHPSRRIQGSLRDPEFQHNVGKSRMNNFQLPQHEAFNDEDEDRFSEISARSAASSLQASQTLARARKRKESFWGKT; the protein is encoded by the exons ATG cagTTGGATAGACTTCTGCGGAAGAAAGCTGGATTGACGGTTCTTCCTTCACATAATGTCTTGAGGAATTCCGAATATCAAAGGCAGTTTGTTTGGAAGACCCCTAAACAACCTACTCCAGCTTTTGCAACCAATCAG gTTTTCCACAATAAAAGCAAATTTGTTCCACAATTCAAAGGTAACTCAGTCATCCATGAAACTGaatacaaaagaaattttaagggCTTATCCCCAGTGAAAGAACCAAAATTAAGAAGTCATTTGAAGGAAAACGGAAATTTTGAAACAATATCTCCTGAAAAGAAG tgTAATAAAACAGATGATCCTTTAAAATCAGAAGCAGAGATGGAACCAAAAGACTCAAACCAGCCTAAAAagaaacttactccttggagACATCAAAGGCTTGG GAAGGTGAATTCTGAATATAGAGCAAAATTTCTGAGCCCAGCCCAGTATTTATATAAAGCTGGGGCTTGGACACGTGTGAAGGAAAACATACCAAATCAG GCTTCTGTAAATGCCATGTGGTATGCGGAG GTTAAAGAACTCCGAGAGAAGGCTGAGTTTTATAGGAAACGAGTTCAGGGAACCCATTTTTCTCGGGACCATCTGAATCAGATTCTGTCTGAAAGCAACCGCTGTTGGGATGTCTCCTCAACTACGAGCTCAGAAGGAACCATTAGCAGCAATATCAGAGCGCTAGATCTTGCTGG AGATCCTACAAGCCATAAGACTTTACAGAAATGTCCTTCTACACAGctagaagaaaaaagacctatCTTGGAAGAACAGCCCCAGAAAACTACCACAGAGAAATTGGGTGTGTCAAATGCTCCCATACCTGTTAGAAGGCGTCTGGCTTGGGATGCTGAGGACACCCCTGAAGACATACAGAAACAGccgagagaggaggaggaggaggaggaaagggacagGCAGGTTAATGTGGAAGAGCTGGAGAAGTTGGAAGGACCGGAAGAATCTAAAGCAGACAAGATAAAGGAGGA GTCGGAGTCATCTTCTATGTCTTCAGGGAAAGGAGGCAGGCTTCCTACTCCAAAGCTGAGAGAACTGGGTGGAATCCAGAGGACTCATCATGATCTTACCACTCCAGCTGTTG gtggtgcagttttAGTGTCTCCATCTAAAGTGAAGCCTCCAGTCAtagaacagaggaaaagaatatccTCTCAGGATGGCTTAGAAACTTTGAAGAATGACTTTAGGAAG aaAGAAAGTCGTGCTATATCCCTGCTGACTTCTCCAGCTGCTGGTATTAAAACAGTTGATCCCTTGCCTTTGAGGGAAGATTCTGAACCCAATATCCCCAAATTTGGTGAGACAACTCTTCCAGTTTCAAAAATGCTAGAATACCCACCTAACACACCTGGGAAGTCTGCTTCTCCACCCTGCGCCCCATCCAGTAGGCATCCTTCTCGTCGAATTCAGGGCTCCCTGAGAGATCCAGAATTCCAGCATAATG tgggaAAATCAAGGATGAACAATTTCCAGTTACCTCAGCATGAAGCCTTTAATGATGAAG ATGAGGACAGGTTCTCAGAAATCTCTGCTCGCTCTGCAGCCTCTAGTCTCCAGGCTTCTCAAACTCTGGCACGAGCTcggaaaaggaaagagagtttCTGGGGCAAAACATAA
- the MDM1 gene encoding nuclear protein MDM1 isoform X6, producing the protein MPVRFKGLSEYQRNFLWKKSYLSESCNSSVGRRHPWAGLRSDQLGITREPSFISKRRVPHHDPQISKSLEWNGATSENDVVLSPEPEAPRTPESQEAEQTEDANQERRLAVEACRGPKRTRSHSADSRSEGASDIVESKEDVKTNHVPANENVELKHSTKPLSENVDDRQLDRLLRKKAGLTVLPSHNVLRNSEYQRQFVWKTPKQPTPAFATNQVFHNKSKFVPQFKGNSVIHETEYKRNFKGLSPVKEPKLRSHLKENGNFETISPEKKCNKTDDPLKSEAEMEPKDSNQPKKKLTPWRHQRLGKVNSEYRAKFLSPAQYLYKAGAWTRVKENIPNQASVNAMWYAEVKELREKAEFYRKRVQGTHFSRDHLNQILSESNRCWDVSSTTSSEGTISSNIRALDLAGDPTSHKTLQKCPSTQLEEKRPILEEQPQKTTTEKLGVSNAPIPVRRRLAWDAEDTPEDIQKQPREEEEEEERDRQVNVEELEKLEGPEESKADKIKEESESSSMSSGKGGRLPTPKLRELGGIQRTHHDLTTPAVGGAVLVSPSKVKPPVIEQRKRISSQDGLETLKNDFRKKESRAISLLTSPAAGIKTVDPLPLREDSEPNIPKFVGKSRMNNFQLPQHEAFNDEDEDRFSEISARSAASSLQASQTLARARKRKESFWGKT; encoded by the exons ATGCCGGTCCGCTTCAAG GGGTTGAGTGAATACCAGAGAAATTTTCTGTGGAAAAAGTCGTATTTGTCAGAGTCTTGTAATTCCTCAGTGGGGAGAAGACACCCATGGGCTGGACTTAGATCAGATCAATTAG GAATCACAAGAGAGCcaagttttatttcaaaaagaagagTCCCTCATCATGACCCACAGATTTCAAAATCTCTTGAGTGGAATGGAGCTACCTCAGAGAATGATGTGGTCCTATCACCAGAACCTGAAGCCCCTAGAACACCAGAATCACAGGAGGCAGAACAAACAGAAGATGCTAACCAAGAAAGACGACTTGCAGTAGAAGCCTGCAGAGGTCCCAAGAGAACCAGATCTCACTCTGCAGATTCCAGAAGTGAGGGGGCTTCAGATATTGTAGAAAGTAAGGAGGATGTAAAAACAAACCATGTACCAGCTAATGAAAATGTGGAGCTGAAACATTCTACCAAGCCTCTTTCAGAAAATGTAGATGATAGG cagTTGGATAGACTTCTGCGGAAGAAAGCTGGATTGACGGTTCTTCCTTCACATAATGTCTTGAGGAATTCCGAATATCAAAGGCAGTTTGTTTGGAAGACCCCTAAACAACCTACTCCAGCTTTTGCAACCAATCAG gTTTTCCACAATAAAAGCAAATTTGTTCCACAATTCAAAGGTAACTCAGTCATCCATGAAACTGaatacaaaagaaattttaagggCTTATCCCCAGTGAAAGAACCAAAATTAAGAAGTCATTTGAAGGAAAACGGAAATTTTGAAACAATATCTCCTGAAAAGAAG tgTAATAAAACAGATGATCCTTTAAAATCAGAAGCAGAGATGGAACCAAAAGACTCAAACCAGCCTAAAAagaaacttactccttggagACATCAAAGGCTTGG GAAGGTGAATTCTGAATATAGAGCAAAATTTCTGAGCCCAGCCCAGTATTTATATAAAGCTGGGGCTTGGACACGTGTGAAGGAAAACATACCAAATCAG GCTTCTGTAAATGCCATGTGGTATGCGGAG GTTAAAGAACTCCGAGAGAAGGCTGAGTTTTATAGGAAACGAGTTCAGGGAACCCATTTTTCTCGGGACCATCTGAATCAGATTCTGTCTGAAAGCAACCGCTGTTGGGATGTCTCCTCAACTACGAGCTCAGAAGGAACCATTAGCAGCAATATCAGAGCGCTAGATCTTGCTGG AGATCCTACAAGCCATAAGACTTTACAGAAATGTCCTTCTACACAGctagaagaaaaaagacctatCTTGGAAGAACAGCCCCAGAAAACTACCACAGAGAAATTGGGTGTGTCAAATGCTCCCATACCTGTTAGAAGGCGTCTGGCTTGGGATGCTGAGGACACCCCTGAAGACATACAGAAACAGccgagagaggaggaggaggaggaggaaagggacagGCAGGTTAATGTGGAAGAGCTGGAGAAGTTGGAAGGACCGGAAGAATCTAAAGCAGACAAGATAAAGGAGGA GTCGGAGTCATCTTCTATGTCTTCAGGGAAAGGAGGCAGGCTTCCTACTCCAAAGCTGAGAGAACTGGGTGGAATCCAGAGGACTCATCATGATCTTACCACTCCAGCTGTTG gtggtgcagttttAGTGTCTCCATCTAAAGTGAAGCCTCCAGTCAtagaacagaggaaaagaatatccTCTCAGGATGGCTTAGAAACTTTGAAGAATGACTTTAGGAAG aaAGAAAGTCGTGCTATATCCCTGCTGACTTCTCCAGCTGCTGGTATTAAAACAGTTGATCCCTTGCCTTTGAGGGAAGATTCTGAACCCAATATCCCCAAATTTG tgggaAAATCAAGGATGAACAATTTCCAGTTACCTCAGCATGAAGCCTTTAATGATGAAG ATGAGGACAGGTTCTCAGAAATCTCTGCTCGCTCTGCAGCCTCTAGTCTCCAGGCTTCTCAAACTCTGGCACGAGCTcggaaaaggaaagagagtttCTGGGGCAAAACATAA
- the MDM1 gene encoding nuclear protein MDM1 isoform X5 translates to MPVRFKGLSEYQRNFLWKKSYLSESCNSSVGRRHPWAGLRSDQLGITREPSFISKRRVPHHDPQISKSLEWNGATSENDVVLSPEPEAPRTPESQEAEQTEDANQERRLAVEACRGPKRTRSHSADSRSEGASDIVESKEDVKTNHVPANENVELKHSTKPLSENVDDRQLDRLLRKKAGLTVLPSHNVLRNSEYQRQFVWKTPKQPTPAFATNQVFHNKSKFVPQFKGNSVIHETEYKRNFKGLSPVKEPKLRSHLKENGNFETISPEKKCNKTDDPLKSEAEMEPKDSNQPKKKLTPWRHQRLGKVNSEYRAKFLSPAQYLYKAGAWTRVKENIPNQASVNAMWYAEVKELREKAEFYRKRVQGTHFSRDHLNQILSESNRCWDVSSTTSSEGTISSNIRALDLAGDPTSHKTLQKCPSTQLEEKRPILEEQPQKTTTEKLGVSNAPIPVRRRLAWDAEDTPEDIQKQPREEEEEEERDRQVNVEELEKLEGPEESKADKIKEESESSSMSSGKGGRLPTPKLRELGGIQRTHHDLTTPAVGGAVLVSPSKVKPPVIEQRKRISSQDGLETLKNDFRKKESRAISLLTSPAAGIKTVDPLPLREDSEPNIPKFGETTLPVSKMLEYPPNTPGKSASPPCAPSSRHPSRRIQGSLRDPEFQHNDEDRFSEISARSAASSLQASQTLARARKRKESFWGKT, encoded by the exons ATGCCGGTCCGCTTCAAG GGGTTGAGTGAATACCAGAGAAATTTTCTGTGGAAAAAGTCGTATTTGTCAGAGTCTTGTAATTCCTCAGTGGGGAGAAGACACCCATGGGCTGGACTTAGATCAGATCAATTAG GAATCACAAGAGAGCcaagttttatttcaaaaagaagagTCCCTCATCATGACCCACAGATTTCAAAATCTCTTGAGTGGAATGGAGCTACCTCAGAGAATGATGTGGTCCTATCACCAGAACCTGAAGCCCCTAGAACACCAGAATCACAGGAGGCAGAACAAACAGAAGATGCTAACCAAGAAAGACGACTTGCAGTAGAAGCCTGCAGAGGTCCCAAGAGAACCAGATCTCACTCTGCAGATTCCAGAAGTGAGGGGGCTTCAGATATTGTAGAAAGTAAGGAGGATGTAAAAACAAACCATGTACCAGCTAATGAAAATGTGGAGCTGAAACATTCTACCAAGCCTCTTTCAGAAAATGTAGATGATAGG cagTTGGATAGACTTCTGCGGAAGAAAGCTGGATTGACGGTTCTTCCTTCACATAATGTCTTGAGGAATTCCGAATATCAAAGGCAGTTTGTTTGGAAGACCCCTAAACAACCTACTCCAGCTTTTGCAACCAATCAG gTTTTCCACAATAAAAGCAAATTTGTTCCACAATTCAAAGGTAACTCAGTCATCCATGAAACTGaatacaaaagaaattttaagggCTTATCCCCAGTGAAAGAACCAAAATTAAGAAGTCATTTGAAGGAAAACGGAAATTTTGAAACAATATCTCCTGAAAAGAAG tgTAATAAAACAGATGATCCTTTAAAATCAGAAGCAGAGATGGAACCAAAAGACTCAAACCAGCCTAAAAagaaacttactccttggagACATCAAAGGCTTGG GAAGGTGAATTCTGAATATAGAGCAAAATTTCTGAGCCCAGCCCAGTATTTATATAAAGCTGGGGCTTGGACACGTGTGAAGGAAAACATACCAAATCAG GCTTCTGTAAATGCCATGTGGTATGCGGAG GTTAAAGAACTCCGAGAGAAGGCTGAGTTTTATAGGAAACGAGTTCAGGGAACCCATTTTTCTCGGGACCATCTGAATCAGATTCTGTCTGAAAGCAACCGCTGTTGGGATGTCTCCTCAACTACGAGCTCAGAAGGAACCATTAGCAGCAATATCAGAGCGCTAGATCTTGCTGG AGATCCTACAAGCCATAAGACTTTACAGAAATGTCCTTCTACACAGctagaagaaaaaagacctatCTTGGAAGAACAGCCCCAGAAAACTACCACAGAGAAATTGGGTGTGTCAAATGCTCCCATACCTGTTAGAAGGCGTCTGGCTTGGGATGCTGAGGACACCCCTGAAGACATACAGAAACAGccgagagaggaggaggaggaggaggaaagggacagGCAGGTTAATGTGGAAGAGCTGGAGAAGTTGGAAGGACCGGAAGAATCTAAAGCAGACAAGATAAAGGAGGA GTCGGAGTCATCTTCTATGTCTTCAGGGAAAGGAGGCAGGCTTCCTACTCCAAAGCTGAGAGAACTGGGTGGAATCCAGAGGACTCATCATGATCTTACCACTCCAGCTGTTG gtggtgcagttttAGTGTCTCCATCTAAAGTGAAGCCTCCAGTCAtagaacagaggaaaagaatatccTCTCAGGATGGCTTAGAAACTTTGAAGAATGACTTTAGGAAG aaAGAAAGTCGTGCTATATCCCTGCTGACTTCTCCAGCTGCTGGTATTAAAACAGTTGATCCCTTGCCTTTGAGGGAAGATTCTGAACCCAATATCCCCAAATTTGGTGAGACAACTCTTCCAGTTTCAAAAATGCTAGAATACCCACCTAACACACCTGGGAAGTCTGCTTCTCCACCCTGCGCCCCATCCAGTAGGCATCCTTCTCGTCGAATTCAGGGCTCCCTGAGAGATCCAGAATTCCAGCATAATG ATGAGGACAGGTTCTCAGAAATCTCTGCTCGCTCTGCAGCCTCTAGTCTCCAGGCTTCTCAAACTCTGGCACGAGCTcggaaaaggaaagagagtttCTGGGGCAAAACATAA